A genome region from Rhinoraja longicauda isolate Sanriku21f chromosome 43, sRhiLon1.1, whole genome shotgun sequence includes the following:
- the LOC144612130 gene encoding uncharacterized protein LOC144612130, whose protein sequence is MAAADLMVLIIDVIIRSIFVMYFPLSFFTITPVCSINWALAFAATTISLWFTVGFTFDRFVAICCQKLKTKYCTERTASVVIGTVIALSCLINVPWYFTFESAYISDNKPRGCAWTKSFLTSPPWTSFEFFYLIVTPCLPFVFLLLVNSLTARYILVSGRVRRLLRGRNSGENGKDPEMENRRKSIVLLFSISGSSIALWSTVVVYAVSERALGAEYFADSDLPTISLMLQVLSTCTNTCIYVLTQRNFREELKNVVKYPVNFIVKLIISLKH, encoded by the coding sequence atGGCAGCGGCCGACCTCATGGTCCTCATCATTGATGTCATAATAAGGTCCATTTTTGTGATGTATTTCCCACTGTCGTTCTTCACCATCACCCCCGTGTGCTCCATCAACTGGGCCCTGGCCTTTGCAGCCACAACAATCTCTCTCTGGTTTACTGTGGGTTTCACGtttgatcggtttgtggccatttgttgtcagaagctgaaaacaaaatattgcaccgagcgAACGGCGAGTGTTGTTATCGGAACCGTAATCGCTCTGAGCTGTTTAATAAACGTACCGTGGTATTTTACATTCGAGTCAGCATATATCAGCGACAATAAACCCCGAGGTTGTGCCTGGACAAAGTCTTTCTTAACTTCGCCTCCATGGACTTCGTTTGAGTTCTTCTACCTGATTGTAACTCCTTGTCTCCCGTTCGTTTTTCTTTTGTTGGTCAATTCACTGACCGCCAGGTACATTCTAGTCTCTGGTAGAGTCCGCAGATTGCTCCGGGGCCGCAACAGTGGAGAGAATGGCaaagacccggagatggagaaccgcaggaagtccatcgttttactcttcagcatatcaggcagttcCATTGCGTTGTGGAGCACAGTGGTTGTTTATGCTGTGTCTGAGCGCGCTTTGGGCGCTGAGTACTTCGCAGACAGTGATCTTCCGACAATTTCGTTGATGCTCCAGGTTCtgagtacctgcaccaacacgtgtatttatGTCCTGACCCAGAGAAATTTCCGAGAGGAGCTGAAGAACGTGGTTAAATACCCCGTGAATTTCATTGTGAAATTAATCATATCATTGAAACATTAG